From Anopheles coluzzii chromosome 3, AcolN3, whole genome shotgun sequence, the proteins below share one genomic window:
- the LOC120954911 gene encoding lipopolysaccharide-induced tumor necrosis factor-alpha factor-like isoform X1: MSAENLKRKGKVIAQKPVPPLNKLHQQNHSKKHTLSKMNPGGKGSGPEGFQTQPLNQLPYPAQSPPYPGQVPVATTGGGYPHATTNAPNYAHPPPPPPYDANSNVIPPAQTAATTYVQVVTRPQVGPDPASMVCPSCTKHVITRLDYETSTKTHIAAGLLCLFICWPCFWIPYVIDSCKNANHYCPNCGAYIGTYRG; encoded by the exons ATGAGTGCAGAAAACCTGAAACGAAAAGGGAAAGTGATCGCACAGAAACCGGTGCCCCCG TTGAATAAGTTACACCAGCAAAACCACtcaaagaaacacacactctccaaAATGAACCCCGGTGGTAAGGGATCCGGCCCGGAAGGGTTTCAAACGCAGCCGCTAAATCAGCTACCATACCCTGCCCAATCACCGCCCTACCCGGGCCAGGTGCCGGTAGCTACAACCGGTGGTGGCTATCCGCATGCCACGACCAACGCACCAAACTATGCGcatccaccaccgccgccaccgtacGATGCCAACTCGAACGTAATCCCACCGGCACAGACTGCAGCGACGACTTATGTTCAAG tggTAACGCGACCTCAGGTAGGGCCCGATCCGGCCTCGATGGTGTGTCCCTCCTGTACCAAGCACGTGATCACCCGGCTGGACTATGAAACCTCGACCAAAACGCACATCGCGGCCGGTTTGCTCTGTTTGTTCAT CTGTTGGCCATGCTTCTGGATCCCGTACGTGATCGATTCGTGCAAGAACGCCAACCACTACTGCCCGAACTGTGGGGCGTACATTGGCACATACCGTGGCTAA
- the LOC120954911 gene encoding lipopolysaccharide-induced tumor necrosis factor-alpha factor-like isoform X2: MNPGGKGSGPEGFQTQPLNQLPYPAQSPPYPGQVPVATTGGGYPHATTNAPNYAHPPPPPPYDANSNVIPPAQTAATTYVQVVTRPQVGPDPASMVCPSCTKHVITRLDYETSTKTHIAAGLLCLFICWPCFWIPYVIDSCKNANHYCPNCGAYIGTYRG; this comes from the exons ATGAACCCCGGTGGTAAGGGATCCGGCCCGGAAGGGTTTCAAACGCAGCCGCTAAATCAGCTACCATACCCTGCCCAATCACCGCCCTACCCGGGCCAGGTGCCGGTAGCTACAACCGGTGGTGGCTATCCGCATGCCACGACCAACGCACCAAACTATGCGcatccaccaccgccgccaccgtacGATGCCAACTCGAACGTAATCCCACCGGCACAGACTGCAGCGACGACTTATGTTCAAG tggTAACGCGACCTCAGGTAGGGCCCGATCCGGCCTCGATGGTGTGTCCCTCCTGTACCAAGCACGTGATCACCCGGCTGGACTATGAAACCTCGACCAAAACGCACATCGCGGCCGGTTTGCTCTGTTTGTTCAT CTGTTGGCCATGCTTCTGGATCCCGTACGTGATCGATTCGTGCAAGAACGCCAACCACTACTGCCCGAACTGTGGGGCGTACATTGGCACATACCGTGGCTAA
- the LOC120954914 gene encoding lipopolysaccharide-induced tumor necrosis factor-alpha factor homolog, whose translation MDGTGTTDPPSYDQISSHPVPAAYPHQQAPTVEPFKSANLHTQEPPSLQTTVIVTSPNVGPDPTTIICPSCRATVVTRLEYETTTKTHLCAGLLCLFLCWPCAFVPYCSTSCRDANHYCPNCGSFIGTYRK comes from the exons ATGG ACGGAACGGGTACGACCGATCCACCGTCGTACGATCAGATCAGCTCCCATCCCGTGCCGGCTGCCTATCCCCACCAGCAAGCGCCAACGGTCGAACCGTTCAAATCCGCTAACTTGCACACCCAGGAACCGCCATCGTTGC AGACCACCGTGATCGTTACCAGCCCGAATGTTGGCCCCGATCCGACCACCATCATCTGTCCGTCCTGCCGGGCGACGGTGGTAACGAGGCTGGAGTACGAAACGACCACCAAGACGCACCTGTGTGCCGGGCTGCTGTGCCTGTTCCTGTGCTGGCCGTGCGCCTTCGTGCCGTACTGCTCCACGTCCTGCCGGGATGCGAACCATTACTGCCCGAACTGTGGTTCGTTCATTGGCACGTATCGGAAGTAA
- the LOC120958810 gene encoding lipopolysaccharide-induced tumor necrosis factor-alpha factor homolog gives MTTIIVTNPQVGPDPMTITCPTCHATVRTKVKHESTTSTHACALLLWIVCWPCLCLPYCCNSCRDANHYCPRCNTFIGSYKH, from the exons ATGA CTACCATCATAGTGACGAACCCGCAGGTTGGCCCCGACCCAATGACGATCACCTGCCCGACCTGCCATGCAACGGTACGCACGAAAGTGAAGCACGAATCGACGACGTCCACTCACGCCTGCGCCCTGCTGCTGTGGATCGTCTGCTGGCCCTGCCTGTGCCTGCCGTACTGCTGCAACTCGTGCCGTGACGCGAATCACTACTGCCCAAGATGCAACACGTTCATTGGCTCGTACAAACATTGA
- the LOC120958809 gene encoding lipopolysaccharide-induced tumor necrosis factor-alpha factor homolog, with protein sequence MSVPLDKMDPSPPYVPPTRVVSATTGPEPAQVVCPSCHAEIVTQTEQEANTKTHIYALLLCLALCWPCVCLPYCCTSCRDTVHRCPRCKSFIGVYRR encoded by the exons ATGTCAGTCCCACTGGATAAGATGG ATCCATCTCCACCGTACGTTCCACCAACACGTGTCGTGTCGGCTACGACTGGTCCCGAACCGGCACAGGTTGTGTGCCCATCGTGTCACGCCGAGATCGTTACCCAAACCGAGCAAGAGGCAAACACCAAAACGCACATCTACGCGCTGTTGCTGTGTTTGGCCTTGTGCTGGCCGTGCGTGTGCCTGCCGTACTGCTGTACCTCATGCCGGGACACTGTACACCGTTGCCCTCGCTGCAAATCGTTCATCGGTGTGTATCGGCGCTAA